The following is a genomic window from Theobroma cacao cultivar B97-61/B2 chromosome 10, Criollo_cocoa_genome_V2, whole genome shotgun sequence.
GAAACCGAAGGTGGAAGGACCGGTGTTGGCAGGAGGTGAAGCAAATGAACCGAACGGAGACGAGAAGCCCGAGGCAGAGGTGGTACCGCTGCTTGAGAATGCTCCGAAATGAATAGATGAAGGTCTTTCGAAATGAAAACCCGACATTGTTCTTCTCTGTTTCCGATCGTCTTGGAACTAGAAGAGACAGCACTCGTTGCCGTAGACGAGGGGCTCCTTATAAACAGGAAGGTTTCGGGTTTGAAAGCGGACCGACCCGGTTCAGCCAATGTCAAGTGCTCACGTGCTTCCCACGTGTATGGCAACTTTTCATTCTTTATAGGAAAAAGTTAGAAAATGGGGAGAAAAAAGTGAATGAATAATTGAATTAGCAAAGCTGATTTATAAGGTTAAAGTTGAAATTTTCACcttaagtatatattttaatttttttaatatgaaattttggtattttctctcttttttataCTCCTCTGTTTGGgttttttatctctctttgatttttacgaaaattaaaataaaatttttgatttggtgtatttcatattaaaatttaaaaatttttttacaatataaatgttcaatttttttaatataaaaagtttaaaaaattatgaaaataaatttgatataTGGAAAAAGTAAGAgaattatataaaagaaaaatgacatcaTTCTGAAatatctcaaaaaaaaaaaagatggagtaaaaaaaagaatgacaAGTATTACAATAAcgtattgtaattttttaagtttaatagTGTatgaattcaaaaaaaaaaagaaattgaaaaggGAACTTTAAATGTTGATAAATGTGTAAAGAATTGCTTTATTGAAAAGATTAAAGCCCTGCACTAGTACTTGTTTgcattttttccattttaaaaAGGTGATAACTTATTAGAGGGTATGTctaggaaaaaaatgaaaaataaaaaaaattcataaagaaaaataaagtattaAAGCATCAAAGCCAAAGGCCATGTGGTGAGTGGAGGCCACTTTATCCAAAGGAAAGGACTCTCTTGGCTTTGTGAATATGAGACAAGGAGCttttgaaaatggaaatttatattaataatacaTACTCATAGGCACTTAATATATGAATTCATTGATAGTTTATAATTGCAATAAAAATGCTGATATTTGATGTATTTGATAAAACTGTGAATATATTGTTAGTAAAATtattcatcaaatataataatttagtttATCTTTAATGTCACGTTTAGTACtttagaaagaaaataggtaaagtgtttttaaaatttcacatCACATAGGTAAGAGAGTTCTTAGGTGGCTTATAATAAGCAGTGGCACTGcatatttcatcaaatttgccTTTTGAGGAATGGGTAATTGCAACAAATGATATCAGAACAGACTTAAATCTTTACTGATGGGAGACTCTCGTAAAAGCATGAGAGATATAAGGGTCGGACCAGAGTAAGGGTTCATTTCTTCTATGGGTAAACAACTAATGCAATGAGGACATTGCATAATTGTGTAATTAGGTAAAGTAAAATGTTACGAATCTTATATTATTAAGAGATGAGATAGGTCTTTATAATTAAGCATCTTTTTTGATCTAATAAACATGTCTTTTgagttgaaaatataaatcCGTGCTTAAAATAAACTACTTCCTTTGtctctaaatttttattttttttattttcagggatattaagataaaaaaataattttgatgtattttatattaaattttggattttttaataatatagatGGAAAATGAGTATTGAGTAtttaaataaggaaaaaatagATGAAAATAAGTAGGAATTAGTCTCTAAATCATggaattttatataatttaaacccataatatgttttttttacaCTAATGCAAAGTAGTATACATTCCTCACCCTATTTGTTGGATGAGCTTCAGCAAGGTATTTTAATGGAATTATGATTTGTTATaacaaatcataaatttttattgcttttgcATCTTTCCATGTAAAAATGTCTCTATACATTCTTGGTGGTTTCCCCTTAAttgtgttttttcttttgcctaaacatatcatCAAATGGCAATGGTATCAAACCCCATTtattcttttgcttttggaaTCCATTAAAAATGCCCTGGTAATCTGCACACCAAGGTGAGGGTTCTTGGGTGCAAAAACCTCATACTTGGCTGAGAAAACTACATCCTCCATGTTTCTAACAATGAAGTTCAATGCAGTTTCCTTTAATGTCTTGTTTGAACAAACATCTGAGATCTCTAGGATCTCAAGAACATTGGAGGCATTCAAGGAACTCAACAGGAACCTCTCACAGAACTCCTGCAAGTATGGGATCTCATACTTGTCTGCTGCAACAAACAATGAATAGACATGCTTCTCTAGCTTGTCAAAGGGCAGGTTCCCACTGTAAAGAAACTCCAAGAGAGACTCCAGCTCTTCAGTGTTCAACTCTGGGAGAGTAATGGTATCACTTGGTGGAGCCTTGCAGCCATCTGAGTCTAACATGTTCCTGAAGATCTCTGATCTTGCTGCCTGTAGATTCATTAAATGAATAATTGATTTCAGTTTACAGGAAAgagaataaaaacataaggCCTGGGAGGTTGGTAGAGAATTACTAGTAAAGCTCTGTGTGCCGGTATGCAAGGTCCATGGTTGCCAGGCTTGAGCTGAATGTCAGTGTGAATTTGATCTCTGAAAGCCACAAGAAGCCCACTCAAGAAGCTTATTTTCTTATTCAGATCATCTTCTATATCCTTCATGCTTGCTATCCATTTGGTAAGATTTGCAAGTGGCTGTGGCTAACACAAGGAAGAACACCTACTTTAGCCTACATTCTGGAATGTGGAACAAGATTGACTTTTACTACCAAGAAAATTTCTTCAAGAGAAAACAACAATAGTAGATGAATTGGAATCTGTTTTTGTACTTTTCAACATTTCCCtgaaatttttaatcataGATATCCTACAATGAATGAAACTGGGGTTGGACCAGTGCATCACTTTCAGTGGGCTTTGCCCCTACAAGTACAGAAAGCGGACATAGCCATAGCTTTGTTTCTATTGTGGCCCAGGCTCAATTTAAACTGGCCTGTGTATACCAGGACAGGAGCCGCTTTATAaagattaaaacaaaaacttcGGTTTTCATGTATTTTATattctaatttaaaatttttttataacagAGATGTTTAATGTCTTTTTGTATTAAAAAGTacaaaaagaattataaaaaataaattcataatataaaaaagtaaaagtttCGGGTGTCTAAAGAAAACTCTCgtatattttaaaacattCCGAAAAGGGAAGATggacaaaggaaaaaaaaaaacacgaAGTGAGtagaattcaaaattaaaattttttggaaaagaaaaaatgggtCAACCTTGCTCAAACTCAACTATCTTTTGTATTATAATATGGCTTTGTCAATGGCCATGAAGAGTAAATTTGTAATATagaataaataagaatattagGTCTTGAAAGGTGTATTATAATAATGGACATGAGAGGTGTTGTGATTCAAGGTCTGAACTTTGAAGGAATTACACCATAAATTAAGAGCAAAATGATGTGCTAAACAAAAATTCTGTTGCTTTCATATCCAATAAATAAATCTAATGCTAGTCATGAATGTAGCTAGCCATCATATTCCATGCTGTAATCAACCCAATGTAGCCAGGCATCATATTGATACAAACAGATAATTCAACaggaaaacatgaagttataGGTTCTGAAAATGATTGTCTGCAGGCCACCCGAAAAAAGGCAAGaagaaaaacatgaaaaagcAGAGCTTGCCTTACACGAATTTTGTGAAGATGAAACAGGGACATTACTGGCTTTATCGCTTCCTTTACCATCATTTTGATCAAGCTTGTTCATCAGGGTGATTACATTCCTTGCTCCTTCATAGCATGCTCCACAGATGGTATTCCTTGGGGGCCTCAGAATGAACGGCATCGAACTGCAGATAGAACAATCCATTTCTTGCCTTGATTTCCTCGACTTTCTGCAGAAACTAAGATGGAAGAACAGAGAGTAGGAGGATGAATATTGAGGAAGGTGAATGGTATTTCTTGTTCTGAactcaaattaaataattgtGATAATGATGGAAGTTTGTTAAACCTTATTCTATTCATGATGATGGCCTGCATGTTTTAATCCAAATGAAATGACCAATTCATCCTTCAAAAGATGCTCTGCGTACATATGTACAAGGATTATGAGGGGTAGAAGAGACAATGGACGAAGGTATACCAAAAGCAAAGTAGAAGTATGTTGTTGTCAGTCAAGGAAAGATGGGAAGTTGGTTGGACAATGTGTTTTGAGTGAGTTTCAAAGAAGCCCTGGAAGGGAGTAAACAATGGAGGGAGGGAGGGAATGGGTTTGattagaaaaatgaaaatcagaAAGttaggaagaagaaaaagacttTCCAACTTCACAACAGCCAGGATGTGCAAGGCTAGCACCTCCAACCTTTAACCACTTTCTTAACATTTCCAAAATATTAATTGGCTTTCCTAGGCCAGCCTGCCTGGCCAGCTCCTGCCTCCTCTCCTGGTCCCATCTTTGCATCATTAACAGTATATCATTCCATGTCTTTGCATGAACAAACTGCTGAAATTTGCAACAGATGAATCATTGACAAAAATTGCAACTTCAAGAACATATGATAAGCTAAACAAACATGAAACAGTAAGTGTTGCTTCTAAATCAAAGTTTAGAAATCCAGACTCGGAGAAGATTGAGCtgagaaaaaatttatttgactgGGAAATAGAGCAGTGGAACCACTTAATCCAGGCTTTGGAGGATTTTCATCTCGGAATGGTTTTGGAAGACAAAGTAGTATGGAAAGGCTCATCGAATCCAATTGAagcaaacaaattttaagtgATACATCAAACTGATAGAAACACACATCAGAAGTATATATTCTATGTATTTATACACCGTAAGAGTGATTTATTTCAGATGTCACTCAAAGATACAAATTTTCATACTTGATACCAGCAGTAGCTAGTCACTGTACAAAGGAACACAGCTGCAAAAGACAAATACAAAGGGGAAAATTTAAAGCCCTTAAATCCCCAAAAGCAAAAGTAACAGATGGGTAAGCAGAGAAACACAGCATTGATACTAAGCAAGTCTAGCACCAAACCACAAACAATCTGCTTTCCAATTCTGCTCCCAACTCTGCACATGTTGATACATTTTGTTAACAATCTTTAAAAGCCTCCAGGCACCTTGACTTAAAGGAGCTAGTGACAGAGAGCACAAGGAGATGGCACTCCCTAACCTGTGTCAACTGCCAAACCaccaaaaaatgaaatgaataaaaaaattttttgggcataaacaaatttttaatattgaatGATTTGTATTAATTCATCTTTTTCATTGCACATTATAAGCCTGAAAAAAGGTGGAAAATTTTATGCAGAATCTTGGTAAATGTTAGATGAAAGAAGTGTATTAATCACTGATAGATGAAAGAAACTAAAGCTGACTAAAAATCTAAGATTACAAACCTGTAGAAGTGTGCCCGGTTTGATATCGACAAGCAATTGTATTAATCACTGACCTGAAAATGAAGACAATATCAGGTTTCAAGAAACAGATTAACAAAGTATTGTTCACTGTATTTCACATACATATTAAAGAAATCTTCTAGAGTTGTTCGTGAGATTTTACCTCATCAAGATGGATGGATGGAACACGAGCTATCTTAAACCACTCCCTTCCTTTCCTATTTTGAAGCTTCGGATTCAGCAGAGAACAGTCTGTGATACTTAGAGAATACAAGGAGGAAGGCAGCCCGTGTTCTGGCAAGGAATCAAGCTTGTCACAGCAATTTATTTCAAGTGTTTGAAGAGAGGTGAGTTTTTGAAGCCCCTCTCTGTCCAGGAACTTAAGATCCGCAAGCCTGCTGATGCGTAGAGAGTTAAGATTTGTTGGCAGCAACCCCTCCTCTGGAAATGACTCCAACTCATGGCATCCACCTTCAATCTCAAAATGACTTAGAGAATGAAGATTTTCTAACTTCCACCCTTTTTGGGGGGTGATTTTGTCACAAAAAGAGATGGAAAGTATGATTAGGCTGGATGGCAAGCCTTCCACGGGAAATGACTCCAGTGCTGGACATTTGTTTATATACAGTGACTGAAGAGATTTGATGCTTTGCATCCCTGGCAGTGACTTGAGACTCCCGCAATTGAAGAAAACCAGTGATGTCAGGTTTGGAGCTTGAAATTCCTCTTCAAGAAAGGACCTCAATTTAGGACAATCTTTGATTTccaaggaatcaagtgaagTAAGTTCATTCTGCAATCCCTTCTCAATTGAGAGATGCTCCAGATTTCTGCAGTCCCACAGACTAAGAGATTTAAGTTTTGGGAAGTAATTCAACggaaaaattttgagagaatcaCAGCTACTCCCTAAACATAAATCTTCTAGCCCTACATCTTGGTTCATCACTTTGTTTGGTTGcggaaattttaacttttggcAGTTATGGACATAGAGTGTTTTTAGTGAAGGGGACTGGGGAAAGGACTGGAGGGAAATACAATCAATGATATATAAATGCTGAAGCGAAGATCTCCCCAATATTTCTTTAGGTAGCTTATCCGAAGCATATCCCTCAATTCTGAGGCTGTGCAAGTCAGTTGGCAGTTCCATTAACTGCTGATTTCCATCTTCACTTGGTGAAGGTGTTGGCTGATTATGATCTTGCTCTTGATGAATCAGACTTGGCGAGAACTCTGGTGTAATTTCACCATCACTTTTTGAAGGCTCTTCCAACTTTCTAGACGGCTCTGGATACTCCTGCACTGCTTTCTCCTTTGCTGGATTTTTGTTGTTTCTACTCTCTTCCAACTGTAGTTCATCGTCTGGAATCTCAGTCATACTTGAAGAGAACTGTGATGCAATTTCTCCATCACTTTTCGATAGTGTCTTATGTTGAGTTTTCTTCTGCACCTTGTAACAGTTGTCTAACTTCAGTATACAACGCTCGGAAGTCTGTGGAAGTGAAGCCTCAAGCTGTTCACATTCACAGATCTCCAGTTTTACCAAAGTTGGAAGGCTCTTTGGTAAATCCCCTTTCAATAGTGGACAGTTTATAAGGTAAAACTCTTCTAGGCAGGGAAATTCTTCGCCATCTACTTCAAGTAGTGTCCATTCTTCCCATTGTGACATTTCCCCAAATTTTAAAGTCTTAAGAGACTGAAAAGGTTTCCGAAAAGTTAAATCTATCCTATAAAATTCAGGGCCAATGCTTCTTactcctccaatcctttgaattatgaaattttcaagaaatggCAGCTGCCCAAATGGTGGCAATGACGAGCAATTATTGTAGTCACTGATACATAGAAATCTTATTGTGGAAAGTGCAGAAACTTCCGACCACCGCACTGCCCTCTCCTTTGCTAGATTTTCGTCATTTCTACTCCATTCCAACTGTAGTTCATTGCCTGGAACCTTAGTCATCCTTGAAGAGAACTCTGATGCAATTTCACCATCAATTTTTGACAGTGTCTTATCTTGAGTAGTCTTCTCCGACTCTAGTTCGTCAAGATATGGCATAGCTTTCAAATTCGCTTCTGATGCATCAGAAGCAGAAGATACATCCTGAAATTTTGACTTAGGCAATGATCCACGAAGATCTAGAGGTTCCCTCAGTTTTTTATTGCTACTCGAGGAGGAAGAAAACTGCTGATTTCGATCTTCACTTGATGAAGGTGCTGTCTGATTATCATTACTTATCTTCTTCACCTTGTCACAGTTGTCTAACTTCGGTACACAACATTCTGAAGTCTGTGGAAGTGAAGCCTCGAGCTGTTCACAATTACAAATCTCCAGTTTTACCAAAGTTGGAAGGCTCTTTGGTAAATCCCTTTTCAATAGTGGACAGTTTATAACACAAAACTCTTCCAGGCAGGGAAATTCTTGGCCATCCACTTCAAGTAGTATCCATTCTTCCCATTGTGACATTTCCACAAATTTTAAAGTCTTAAGAGACTGAAAAGGTTTACAACCAGCTACATCTACCCCATAGAATTCATGGCCAATGCTCTTTATTCTTCCAATCCTCTCAATAATGAGATGTTCAAGCGATGACAGCCGCCCAAGTGGAGGCAACGACTTGCAGTTAATACAGTCGCTGAGATGTAAAGAAATTATCTTCGAGAACGAAGAATCTCCCAACCACTTTGGAAACTCTTTACCACCATAAAATCGAATTGAAAGCTTTTGCAACTCCACAGAAGGCTTTAGCTTCTCTAGCGCCTTTTTCTGATCTGTTGCTGGATCTTCATTGTTACAGCTCCATTCCAACTCTAGTTCATCAAGATATCGCATAGCTTTCAAATTGGCTGCCGATGCATCAGAAGGAGAAGATACATTCTGCAACCCTGAAACAGACAGCGATCCATGGAGATTTGGAAGTGCCCCCAGTTCTTTAATGCTTGACCCACCATGGCCCACAATAAAATTAGTCAAACTCTGAAGGCTTGTTAATCTGCTCATTTTTTCTGGCATCTGCTTCAAGCCAGCTCCCTTAATGCTGAGCTTTCGCAAGTTAACCAGCTCGACTATGCCTTGGGGTAGCATGAGAAGAGAATAGCAGTTTGTCAATATCAATGTTTGTAGAAAGTAGAGAGTACACAAGTATTCAGGCAAACTTGTTACTGCACTGTGAGAGACATCTAGGTAATGTAGATATTTCAATTTTCCTATTGAAGGGGGCAATTCAGCATGTTGAAAATGAGGTAAGGATAGGACTCGTAATCTTTGTGGTCCTGGAAAAATGGCCTCCAGTGCTTTGGGACTTAATTGACAAGATCGACAATCAATCAAATAGAAGGTCCTTAAGCTCTTCATTTCAAGAATGACACGTAATTGATATTGGCTTAGCAATGATAGATGGCGAATCCTCTTAGGTATTGCAGATCGGATTATTGTACAAGATTCCCATCTGAGACAAACTCCTCGAGATACAGCCTTAGCTAAATCATGCATATAATgatgaattttaaaatgtgAGTTGTCGACTGGTATAAAGAATGACCTCTTCAGTAAACCGTCAACGCATTCAGCACCTACCATTTCCATTGATGGGCCACTAGACTTTTGTAGAAAGCCTTCCGCCATCCACAAGAGAACCAGTTCTTCCTTGTCAAACTCATGATCTCTGGGAAACAACGAGCAATAAGCAAAGCAGCGCTTTAGCAGTGCAGGAAGGTGATAATAGCTCAACAGGAGAATTGATGAGATTGAATCATGGT
Proteins encoded in this region:
- the LOC18587385 gene encoding BTB/POZ domain-containing protein At3g56230 isoform X3, giving the protein MDCSICSSMPFILRPPRNTICGACYEGARNVITLMNKLDQNDGKGSDKASNVPVSSSQNSCKPLANLTKWIASMKDIEDDLNKKISFLSGLLVAFRDQIHTDIQLKPGNHGPCIPAHRALLAARSEIFRNMLDSDGCKAPPSDTITLPELNTEELESLLEFLYSGNLPFDKLEKHVYSLFVAADKYEIPYLQEFCERFLLSSLNASNVLEILEISDVCSNKTLKETALNFIVRNMEDVVFSAKYEVFAPKNPHLGVQITRAFLMDSKSKRINGV
- the LOC18587385 gene encoding BTB/POZ domain-containing protein At3g56230 isoform X4; translated protein: MMVKEAIKPVMSLFHLHKIRPQPLANLTKWIASMKDIEDDLNKKISFLSGLLVAFRDQIHTDIQLKPGNHGPCIPAHRALLAARSEIFRNMLDSDGCKAPPSDTITLPELNTEELESLLEFLYSGNLPFDKLEKHVYSLFVAADKYEIPYLQEFCERFLLSSLNASNVLEILEISDVCSNKTLKETALNFIVRNMEDVVFSAKYEVFAPKNPHLGVQITRAFLMDSKSKRINGV
- the LOC18587386 gene encoding putative disease resistance RPP13-like protein 1; translation: MVALRFDGLPGSIALLLDKIHSVLPLAAIIEDTTFASLLKRLKSSLASISDVIHDAVGPRRNSHGMYDWLHQLLYTVFNAEDFVDDILFEVARLKVEAKARNLESLELRDVRASIKNLVLSQDRRPRWNIRNLVETTDAIAKAMNEYCIRKREANDELQLSDSLPAISLLDEAAIYGREEDRINILRFLLQGAENLDGIALVDEGGLGKTTLAQLVYNDEKVSAHFKLKAWVAVPMAFDLYKITRTILEATTLCSIEDLMSLELLDKLSASLDGKRFLLVLDDVQYLNNNVWYALRTSLNSGARGSKIIVTTPKEEVAFVMGCSTLYHLNPLTEDFCWSLLAKSAYAGRDRSEVITLEDIGRKIMESCRGIPLCVNVIGGLLRFKKTREEWCHVLEDLQKANNHDSISSILLLSYYHLPALLKRCFAYCSLFPRDHEFDKEELVLLWMAEGFLQKSSGPSMEMVGAECVDGLLKRSFFIPVDNSHFKIHHYMHDLAKAVSRGVCLRWESCTIIRSAIPKRIRHLSLLSQYQLRVILEMKSLRTFYLIDCRSCQLSPKALEAIFPGPQRLRVLSLPHFQHAELPPSIGKLKYLHYLDVSHSAVTSLPEYLCTLYFLQTLILTNCYSLLMLPQGIVELVNLRKLSIKGAGLKQMPEKMSRLTSLQSLTNFIVGHGGSSIKELGALPNLHGSLSVSGLQNVSSPSDASAANLKAMRYLDELELEWSCNNEDPATDQKKALEKLKPSVELQKLSIRFYGGKEFPKWLGDSSFSKIISLHLSDCINCKSLPPLGRLSSLEHLIIERIGRIKSIGHEFYGVDVAGCKPFQSLKTLKFVEMSQWEEWILLEVDGQEFPCLEEFCVINCPLLKRDLPKSLPTLVKLEICNCEQLEASLPQTSECCVPKLDNCDKVKKISNDNQTAPSSSEDRNQQFSSSSSSNKKLREPLDLRGSLPKSKFQDVSSASDASEANLKAMPYLDELESEKTTQDKTLSKIDGEIASEFSSRMTKVPGNELQLEWSRNDENLAKERAVRWSEVSALSTIRFLCISDYNNCSSLPPFGQLPFLENFIIQRIGGVRSIGPEFYRIDLTFRKPFQSLKTLKFGEMSQWEEWTLLEVDGEEFPCLEEFYLINCPLLKGDLPKSLPTLVKLEICECEQLEASLPQTSERCILKLDNCYKVQKKTQHKTLSKSDGEIASQFSSSMTEIPDDELQLEESRNNKNPAKEKAVQEYPEPSRKLEEPSKSDGEITPEFSPSLIHQEQDHNQPTPSPSEDGNQQLMELPTDLHSLRIEGYASDKLPKEILGRSSLQHLYIIDCISLQSFPQSPSLKTLYVHNCQKLKFPQPNKVMNQDVGLEDLCLGSSCDSLKIFPLNYFPKLKSLSLWDCRNLEHLSIEKGLQNELTSLDSLEIKDCPKLRSFLEEEFQAPNLTSLVFFNCGSLKSLPGMQSIKSLQSLYINKCPALESFPVEGLPSSLIILSISFCDKITPQKGWKLENLHSLSHFEIEGGCHELESFPEEGLLPTNLNSLRISRLADLKFLDREGLQKLTSLQTLEINCCDKLDSLPEHGLPSSLYSLSITDCSLLNPKLQNRKGREWFKIARVPSIHLDEVSD
- the LOC18587385 gene encoding BTB/POZ domain-containing protein At3g56230 isoform X1 — protein: MQAIIMNRISFCRKSRKSRQEMDCSICSSMPFILRPPRNTICGACYEGARNVITLMNKLDQNDGKGSDKASNVPVSSSQNSCKPQPLANLTKWIASMKDIEDDLNKKISFLSGLLVAFRDQIHTDIQLKPGNHGPCIPAHRALLAARSEIFRNMLDSDGCKAPPSDTITLPELNTEELESLLEFLYSGNLPFDKLEKHVYSLFVAADKYEIPYLQEFCERFLLSSLNASNVLEILEISDVCSNKTLKETALNFIVRNMEDVVFSAKYEVFAPKNPHLGVQITRAFLMDSKSKRINGV
- the LOC18587385 gene encoding BTB/POZ domain-containing protein At3g56230 isoform X2 → MQAIIMNRISFCRKSRKSRQEMDCSICSSMPFILRPPRNTICGACYEGARNVITLMNKLDQNDGKGSDKASNVPVSSSQNSCKPLANLTKWIASMKDIEDDLNKKISFLSGLLVAFRDQIHTDIQLKPGNHGPCIPAHRALLAARSEIFRNMLDSDGCKAPPSDTITLPELNTEELESLLEFLYSGNLPFDKLEKHVYSLFVAADKYEIPYLQEFCERFLLSSLNASNVLEILEISDVCSNKTLKETALNFIVRNMEDVVFSAKYEVFAPKNPHLGVQITRAFLMDSKSKRINGV